In Aquiflexum balticum DSM 16537, a single genomic region encodes these proteins:
- the tnpA gene encoding IS200/IS605 family transposase, with product MAQSLVKNYLHIVFSTKHRQPLISPEIANELYSYLGGICNNLDCSPIKIGGHIDHIHILCLLSKKITLIKLLEEIKSHSSKWVKTKGESLKSFYWQDGYGAFSVNPTEVNTVIKYIENQAEHHKKRTFQDEYRAFLKKYKVEYDERYVWD from the coding sequence ATGGCACAGTCGCTCGTTAAAAATTACCTTCATATCGTTTTTAGTACAAAACACCGACAGCCCTTAATCTCACCGGAAATCGCTAATGAGCTTTACTCCTATCTTGGCGGCATATGCAACAACCTAGACTGCTCTCCTATTAAAATCGGGGGACATATTGATCATATCCACATACTCTGTCTGCTTTCAAAAAAGATCACGCTTATAAAATTGCTTGAAGAAATAAAATCCCATTCATCCAAATGGGTTAAAACGAAAGGGGAAAGTTTGAAGAGCTTCTACTGGCAAGATGGATATGGAGCATTTTCAGTAAATCCTACCGAAGTTAATACGGTGATAAAATATATTGAAAACCAAGCTGAACACCATAAGAAAAGGACTTTTCAGGATGAGTATAGGGCCTTCTTGAAGAAGTATAAGGTTGAATACGATGAACGATATGTGTGGGACTAA
- a CDS encoding helix-turn-helix domain-containing protein yields MLSAQLGETIKRRRKELGITQPHLAELAGISTNTLYKLERGQSNPSLEILNKLVEVLGMEIKLEVIKKY; encoded by the coding sequence ATGTTATCTGCGCAACTTGGAGAGACCATCAAAAGAAGAAGAAAAGAGTTGGGCATTACCCAACCACACTTGGCTGAATTGGCTGGCATCAGCACCAATACGCTTTACAAACTTGAACGTGGACAAAGCAATCCTTCTTTAGAGATATTAAATAAGTTGGTTGAAGTATTGGGCATGGAAATCAAATTGGAAGTTATTAAGAAGTATTGA